The DNA window ATTACTTTGCGCGCAAGGGCTATTGGGATACGGGCGCTGGCGGTGTCAGTTCAGCTTGTGGCTCCACCGCTTGGGGCGGGTGCGGCGATGCGTGTCGGTCGACCAGAGATGGCCACAATCCGAGCACTGCAGGTGCACCAGCGTGCCCCTGTTGCTCAGCAGATACTGCCAGTGCGTGTCACAATTTCGGCTGCTGCGGCACTCACCGCATGTGGCGCCGTGATCGCAGGACGGGCACGGCAACCATGCGCGGCGGCCGCGGTCGGCGGTCGGATCAATCGGTAGCACGAGCGATCGTCCGTTCGGGCAGCACGCCGGCGTGGACCAACTCGTCGTAGACCCGTTGCTGCTCCTCGTCCAGGTTCGAGTACAGCATGTCGTAGGCCTTCTCTTCCTCGCGCAGCACGGCGATGGGGTCCCAGTCGTCACCAATCGCTTCGAGCATTGCGCTGCGTCTGCGCGCCTCGTCGAGGGTCAGGTCATAAGCAAAGTCGAGGTCGGCCATCGCGCTCCCAGCCATTAGATATGCAAACGAACGGTCAGGATGACCTAATTGAGGGCGGTCGAGCTATGACCCACGTCACTCTCGCCGGTTGACGTTCGTCACAGTCGGCGTCGAAGCATCCGGCACCGGCAACTAAGTGACCGCGGGCCGGCCACACGAGTGCGACGACGCGGGGCGCCCGGATGTCGCGACCAAACCGGCCCGCGGACTCCCCCTTTCCCGTCCCCCGCCCATCGCCGGCAATACGTCACTGTGACGAATATTCCTGCAGCGCAGCATTATTGACCAACAATCGATGAGAGTTTCACGCCGTGCGAGGCGGAAAGTACATCTCTTGTTTTACCGTGCACACCAGCCTGCCGTCGCGGTTGAACATCGTCCCACTCGCCAGCGCTAGCGAACCCGCGCTACTTGGCGACGACCGGTCGTAGAGAAGCCAATCCGACAACGCCGCCGGAGCGTGGAACTACACCGAATGATCACGCTGCGCTGACTCCACGGCACCCTCGCGCGCCGCGTATGCCGGCTCGGTCAACGTCACCGCGGACAGATAGGCCACCAGGCTGGCGGTCAGCACCGGATCATCGGGCACCTGCCCGTCGGGTCGCCACCACATTCGCGCCCGCGCGGGTGGAGCGACCGCGGTGTCGATGATCCGTCGCTCAAACCAGCGCAGGCTCGCCCACCGTCCCCTGGCGGTCTCGTCGGACTCCGCCAGGTGCGGTGCGACCCACGGTAGGGACTCCGGGCTGGACGCCTCGGGCATGGACGGTTGGTAGACGACCTGGGCGGGTGCGGAATCTTCGGCTTTGAACGAGGACATTGCTTCCATCAGGATTTTGCCGTCTTGGCGCGCAGTGACCCGACGCGCCGAGAACGTCCGGCCCTCTTGAAGATCGACAACCTCGAATTCCACCGGCCGACGCGAATCGCCCGGCCGCAGGAAATAGGTGTGGACACTGTGCGGCACGCGACCCGGCGCGGTGTGGCTTGCTGCCAACAAAGCCTGAGCCGAGATATGGCCGCCGAGGATGTGGTTGGCGGGCGCCGGTAGCTGCTGCCCGACGAAGAGCCACCCGTCCACCCTCTCGAGCTCTAACGTGGCGAGCACGTCGCCCAGCGAAGATGACATCACCACGTATCTTGCCGGATCGTTGCTCACGCGCTCAGGCGCCGGTACCGGTCAAGCCGCCGCAGGGCCTGCGCCGACGCCCGCCCCGAGGCGGGCTGCAGCGCGCTGTCGACTCCCGCGCGGACAGCCTCGACGTCGAGATCCATCCCGATCGCCACCAGGCAGTTGGTTATTGCGCCCCGCGGCGCAGTCCCGATGTGGATTGCGTTACCCACCAAGTTGACGACGTAGCCGTGGACGGCCGTGCGGTGGCGCACCGCCACGAGGCCTTTGAGCCTGAACACCCGCGGCGGTGGATTTTCCAAGAGGTCGAGCAGGGCGTCGGGGTCGACGCAGCCAGAGCTGCTGACGGTGACGGCATCGACATGGACGCGGTCATGGTCGTGCTCGGGCACCAGATCCAGAAACGAGAGCTGTCCAACCTGGATGGAGGTGGCGGACGCGTCGAAGAGTAGCTCTGGGGCTATCCGGCCACCCGTCGTGCCCACGACATGTATGCACGGGTTACGTTGCGCCGCGCGCTGTGTGACGCGTTGCACCACCGCCGCCCGCTCCCGCTCAGGCACCTGGTCAAGCTTATTGACGACGATCAGCGACGCCGCACCGTAGCGCACCGGGGGCAGTGTGCCGCAGTCGACGGTGTCGAAGTGGTTCACGGCGTCGACGACGTCGACAAGGCCGCCCGGTCGGACACCGCGGATCTCACTGAAGCCAATGAGCCGCGCGATGGCCACCGGGTCGGCCAGACCGCTGGCCTCGACGACGATGGCATCGAGGCGCCGAGCTGGATCGGCGAGCTTGATGAGTGCGTCGTCGAGCTCTCCGCCGTCGGGTAGGCAACAGATGCATCCTCCGGCGATCGAGGCGGGCTCGTCGACCTGGCCGGCCACCAGGCCGGCGTCGATGTTGATGTCGCCGAAGTCGTTGACCACCACTCCGATTCGGGTGCCAGGGTGACGTAGCAGGTGGTTGAGCAGCGTCGTCTTACCGGCTCCGAGGTGACCGGTGAGCGCGATGACGGGTATCGCAGCCAAGCCTCACCCTCCGCGTCGACATCCGGACATCCGATGCTAACCGGCGCAACAGTACGTTCTGATCCTGGCCGTCGGCCCCGGC is part of the Mycobacterium mantenii genome and encodes:
- a CDS encoding DUF6400 family protein, producing the protein MADLDFAYDLTLDEARRRSAMLEAIGDDWDPIAVLREEEKAYDMLYSNLDEEQQRVYDELVHAGVLPERTIARATD
- a CDS encoding CobW family GTP-binding protein encodes the protein MAAIPVIALTGHLGAGKTTLLNHLLRHPGTRIGVVVNDFGDINIDAGLVAGQVDEPASIAGGCICCLPDGGELDDALIKLADPARRLDAIVVEASGLADPVAIARLIGFSEIRGVRPGGLVDVVDAVNHFDTVDCGTLPPVRYGAASLIVVNKLDQVPERERAAVVQRVTQRAAQRNPCIHVVGTTGGRIAPELLFDASATSIQVGQLSFLDLVPEHDHDRVHVDAVTVSSSGCVDPDALLDLLENPPPRVFRLKGLVAVRHRTAVHGYVVNLVGNAIHIGTAPRGAITNCLVAIGMDLDVEAVRAGVDSALQPASGRASAQALRRLDRYRRLSA